In Leucobacter denitrificans, the genomic window AGACTTCGGTCTCTTCCATAAATCGTTCAACGAGATTCGCGCCGATGAACCCGGCGCCACCGGTTATGGCTACTGAAATCACGTTCCACCTCTCATAGCAATCAATGACTACAGGCGCTCGACAGCAGGCCCGCGAAGCACGTTCTTCGTATCCAGAACTGGCACCTGCAAGCCCTCAATCAGCCTCAAATCGACATCGTCATGATCGGTTATGAGAACCACCGCGTCTGCGCGTTCCAAAGCCTCCAGGTCAAGACCAACACGTTCGACGCCTTCTGGCCAACGGTGGGGCTCAACGTATGAATCGAATGCGATGAGGTTCACGCCATAATCACGGAGGAGATCGATTATACGAAGAGAGGGCGCTTCTCTAGTGTCGCCCGTTCCCCTCTTGTACGCGAGTCCAACAAGCAGCACCGTCGCACCTCTGGCAACAGTGCCTGCCTGGTTGAGTAACATCGTTAGACGGCTCACCACATAATCGGGCATATGCTCATTTACATCGTTCGCGAGCTCCACGAATCGGAACGATCGTCCAAGCTTCCTCCTCACCTCCCAGGAGAGGTAACTCGGGTCCACGGGAAGGCAGTGTCCACCAACGCCAGGTCCAGGGGTGAACTCCATGAAGCCAAACGGCTTTGTACTTGCAGCCTCGATGGATTCCCAGACGTTTACACCGAGCTGATGGGCGAAAACAGCGAGCTCGTTCACCAGCGCGATGTTGACGTGCCGAAAGGTATTTTCGAGAAGCTTCGTGAGTTCCGCTTCCCGAGTTCCACTCACCGCCACAGTCGTGTCAACAAGACGATCGTAAAATTCCTGCACCTTTTCAAGGGAAATCGGGGAGGTTCCAGAAACGACCTTCGGAGTCTCAACGAATCCCCAAGTCTTGTTCCCTGGGTCAATACGCTCCGGACTATATCCGACGTAAAAGTCCTGGTCGACTTTCAGACCCGAGACTTCCTCAAGGATCGGAACTAGGAGTTCCTCAGTGG contains:
- a CDS encoding nucleotide sugar dehydrogenase, yielding MDTEPQKLVVIGQGYVGLPVAMRAVKVGFNVVGLDLDSKRVAGLRSGESYVDDVSSEELAAAVDSQNYVPSEDYAAAEGFDIAVITVPTPLKESLPDLSFVESSARSLAEYLSPGATVVLESTTYPGTTEELLVPILEEVSGLKVDQDFYVGYSPERIDPGNKTWGFVETPKVVSGTSPISLEKVQEFYDRLVDTTVAVSGTREAELTKLLENTFRHVNIALVNELAVFAHQLGVNVWESIEAASTKPFGFMEFTPGPGVGGHCLPVDPSYLSWEVRRKLGRSFRFVELANDVNEHMPDYVVSRLTMLLNQAGTVARGATVLLVGLAYKRGTGDTREAPSLRIIDLLRDYGVNLIAFDSYVEPHRWPEGVERVGLDLEALERADAVVLITDHDDVDLRLIEGLQVPVLDTKNVLRGPAVERL